Proteins encoded in a region of the Flavobacterium sp. PMTSA4 genome:
- the atpG gene encoding ATP synthase F1 subunit gamma — MANLKEIRNRISSVSSTMQITSAMKMVSAAKLKKAQDAITAMRPYAEKLTELLQNVSATLEGDAGGEFTSQREINKVLVVAITSNRGLCGAFNTNVIKQAKVVADSYVGKQVDVFAIGKKGNDVLRKTNTVVANKSEVFDNLTFDNVAEIAEVLTEKFTSGEYDKIELVYNQFKNAATQIVQTEQFLPLAPIASDKPVSSGDYIFEPSKEEIVLTLIPKSLKTQLYKAVRDSFAAEHGARMTAMHKATDNATELRNQLKLTYNKARQAAITNEILEIVGGAEALNG, encoded by the coding sequence ATGGCAAACTTAAAGGAAATCCGTAATAGAATTAGTTCCGTTTCATCAACGATGCAGATTACATCTGCGATGAAAATGGTTTCTGCTGCAAAGTTGAAAAAAGCACAAGATGCTATTACAGCAATGCGACCTTATGCCGAAAAATTAACGGAATTATTGCAAAACGTTAGTGCAACGCTTGAAGGCGATGCAGGTGGAGAATTTACCTCTCAACGTGAAATTAACAAAGTTTTGGTTGTAGCAATTACATCAAACAGAGGTTTGTGTGGTGCATTTAATACCAATGTTATCAAGCAAGCAAAAGTTGTTGCCGATAGTTATGTTGGAAAACAAGTTGATGTTTTTGCAATCGGTAAAAAAGGTAACGATGTTTTAAGAAAAACCAATACGGTTGTTGCCAATAAAAGTGAAGTTTTTGATAATTTAACTTTTGATAATGTTGCCGAAATTGCAGAAGTATTAACTGAAAAATTTACTTCTGGTGAATACGATAAAATTGAATTGGTTTACAATCAATTTAAAAATGCAGCTACGCAAATTGTACAAACAGAACAGTTTTTACCATTAGCTCCAATTGCTTCAGATAAACCAGTTTCATCAGGAGATTATATTTTTGAACCTTCTAAAGAAGAAATTGTATTGACTTTGATTCCTAAATCATTGAAAACACAATTATATAAAGCGGTTAGAGATTCGTTTGCTGCTGAACACGGAGCGAGAATGACCGCAATGCACAAAGCAACCGATAACGCAACTGAATTGAGAAATCAATTAAAATTAACGTATAACAAAGCACGTCAAGCTGCAATTACTAACGAAATTTTAGAAATCGTTGGTGGAGCAGAAGCTTTGAATGGTTAA
- a CDS encoding lipopolysaccharide biosynthesis protein, translating into MSLYKNLFKQTLIYGLATVLPRMFSFILVPLYTDLLPKAEYGQVTVIFAYMIFFNVILAYGMETSFFRFYHKEENKSKVVETSMITIFWSTVAFLTLALTFRSQIADFISIDVQYVTYSIWILVLDALVIIPFSKLRAFQRPTFYAFLKISNVCINLMLNIFFLIYLPKLTIHNSNSLWKSIYFENFQIGYVFLSNLIASLITFVLLSKDYFSLKWKFDFQLWKQMMKYGLPILFAGIAFAINEQFDKILLAKLLPPNIADEQVGVYSACYKLGLFMVLYRTAYTLGIEPFFFSHAKNENAPQTYATITKYFVIFGSFILLVVIVFADLFKQIMIRDESYWEAMRVVPLIILANFFLGIYTNLSVWYKLIDKTYIGAYISLVGAVITLLLNFWLIPQQGYFGGYFGSAIATIMAYGSMMFISYYFGNKYYPIPYDTKKISIYLGVSTLFSCISFYGFRENYWVGIGLIIIFLIALYRFEKETLLKIIKRK; encoded by the coding sequence TTGAGTTTATATAAAAATCTTTTCAAACAAACATTAATCTATGGCTTAGCAACAGTTTTGCCGAGAATGTTTAGTTTTATATTAGTTCCTCTTTACACAGATTTATTACCAAAAGCAGAATATGGGCAAGTAACAGTAATCTTTGCTTATATGATTTTTTTCAATGTAATTCTGGCTTATGGAATGGAAACTTCCTTTTTCAGGTTTTACCACAAAGAAGAAAACAAAAGCAAAGTTGTGGAAACCTCAATGATAACAATTTTTTGGTCTACAGTTGCATTTTTAACTTTAGCCTTAACCTTTAGAAGTCAAATAGCTGATTTTATATCTATTGATGTTCAATATGTAACCTATTCTATTTGGATATTAGTCTTAGACGCTTTAGTAATTATACCTTTTTCTAAATTACGAGCATTTCAAAGACCAACGTTTTATGCGTTCTTAAAAATTTCAAATGTTTGTATCAATTTGATGCTGAATATTTTCTTTTTAATCTATTTACCAAAACTTACAATTCATAACTCAAACAGTCTTTGGAAATCAATTTATTTTGAAAATTTTCAAATAGGTTATGTGTTTTTATCCAATTTGATTGCCAGTTTGATAACTTTTGTTCTTTTATCGAAGGATTATTTTAGTTTAAAATGGAAGTTTGATTTTCAACTTTGGAAACAAATGATGAAATATGGTTTGCCAATTTTATTTGCTGGAATTGCGTTTGCAATCAATGAACAATTTGATAAAATACTTTTAGCCAAATTGTTGCCTCCAAATATTGCCGATGAGCAAGTTGGAGTTTATTCCGCTTGTTATAAGCTAGGATTATTTATGGTTTTATATCGAACAGCATATACTTTAGGAATTGAACCGTTTTTCTTCAGCCATGCTAAAAACGAAAATGCACCGCAAACATATGCAACAATCACAAAGTATTTTGTGATTTTTGGTTCCTTTATTTTGTTAGTTGTAATCGTTTTTGCTGATTTGTTCAAGCAAATTATGATTAGAGATGAATCTTATTGGGAAGCTATGCGAGTTGTTCCTTTAATTATTTTAGCCAATTTCTTTTTAGGAATTTATACTAATTTATCGGTTTGGTATAAGTTAATCGATAAAACGTATATAGGTGCTTACATTTCCTTAGTTGGTGCAGTAATTACATTATTATTAAACTTTTGGTTAATTCCTCAGCAAGGTTATTTTGGAGGATATTTTGGCTCTGCAATTGCTACAATAATGGCTTATGGTTCTATGATGTTTATTTCATACTATTTTGGGAATAAATATTATCCAATTCCTTATGATACTAAGAAGATTTCAATCTATTTAGGAGTTTCAACGTTGTTTTCTTGTATATCATTCTATGGTTTCAGAGAAAATTATTGGGTTGGTATCGGATTAATAATTATCTTTTTAATTGCATTATATAGATTTGAAAAAGAAACATTACTTAAAATAATTAAACGAAAATAA
- the dut gene encoding dUTP diphosphatase — protein sequence MTIKIINKSQHELPNYETIASAGMDLRANLAEPITLKSLERTIVKTGLFIELPIGYEAQVRPRSGLAAKKGITVLNSPGTVDADYRGEIGVILVNLSQEDFVIENGERIAQLVIAKHERAEWIEVQKLSETSRGEGGFGSTGVK from the coding sequence ATGACTATAAAAATCATCAATAAATCACAACACGAATTACCCAATTATGAAACCATTGCTTCAGCAGGAATGGATTTACGTGCTAATTTAGCAGAACCTATTACATTAAAATCTTTAGAAAGAACGATTGTAAAAACAGGACTTTTTATAGAACTTCCAATTGGTTATGAAGCACAAGTTCGTCCAAGAAGTGGTTTGGCTGCCAAAAAAGGAATCACAGTATTAAATTCACCCGGAACAGTTGATGCCGATTATCGAGGAGAAATTGGGGTTATTTTAGTAAATTTATCGCAAGAAGATTTCGTTATTGAAAATGGCGAAAGAATTGCACAATTAGTAATTGCAAAACACGAAAGAGCAGAATGGATTGAAGTTCAGAAATTATCTGAAACTTCACGAGGTGAAGGCGGTTTTGGCAGTACAGGAGTAAAATAA
- a CDS encoding sugar phosphate nucleotidyltransferase produces MKIIVPMAGRGSRLRPHTLTIPKPLIPIAGKPIVHRLVEDIAGVLNQDIEEVAFIIHESFGKKVEEELVAIAEKLGAKGTIYYQNEALGTGHAIMCAKDSLSGPAVIAYADTLIRATFDLDTNADSVIWVKQVDQPEAFGVVNLNENNEIIELVEKPKEFVSDLAVIGIYYFKDVAVLKNELQSVLDNNIVHGGEYQINDGIKQMMAKGMKFVSGEVDEWMDCGNKDVTVETNGRMLHFLHNDGEELINEVVRIENSTIIEPCFIDKDVVLINSIVGPNVSLGKGTHLTNVKIQNSLVQTHAHIRNAKLDNAMIGNHAIFDGDFKSISIGDYSVLE; encoded by the coding sequence ATGAAAATAATAGTTCCAATGGCTGGACGTGGTTCCAGATTAAGACCACACACATTAACCATTCCAAAACCATTAATTCCTATTGCAGGCAAGCCAATCGTTCATCGCTTGGTTGAAGATATAGCAGGAGTCTTAAATCAAGATATTGAAGAAGTTGCCTTTATCATTCATGAAAGTTTTGGAAAAAAAGTAGAAGAAGAATTAGTTGCTATTGCAGAAAAATTAGGTGCTAAAGGAACCATTTATTATCAAAATGAAGCTTTAGGAACAGGACATGCCATTATGTGTGCAAAGGATTCACTTTCTGGTCCAGCAGTAATTGCCTATGCAGACACTTTAATTCGTGCTACATTTGATTTAGACACAAATGCTGACAGTGTTATTTGGGTAAAACAAGTTGACCAACCAGAAGCTTTTGGAGTGGTAAATTTGAATGAAAATAACGAGATTATTGAATTGGTAGAAAAACCAAAAGAATTTGTTTCTGATTTAGCAGTTATTGGAATTTACTATTTCAAAGATGTTGCTGTTTTGAAAAATGAACTTCAATCGGTGTTAGACAATAATATTGTTCATGGTGGCGAATATCAAATTAATGACGGAATTAAGCAAATGATGGCAAAAGGCATGAAATTTGTGTCTGGTGAAGTTGATGAATGGATGGATTGCGGAAACAAAGATGTAACAGTTGAAACCAATGGAAGAATGTTGCATTTTTTGCACAATGATGGCGAAGAATTAATTAATGAAGTTGTACGTATTGAAAATTCAACAATCATCGAACCATGTTTTATTGATAAAGACGTTGTTTTGATTAATTCAATTGTTGGTCCAAATGTTTCTCTTGGAAAAGGAACACATTTAACCAATGTAAAAATTCAAAATAGTTTGGTTCAAACGCACGCACACATTAGAAATGCAAAATTAGACAATGCGATGATTGGAAATCATGCAATATTTGATGGTGATTTTAAAAGCATAAGTATTGGTGATTATTCAGTTTTAGAATAA
- a CDS encoding tetratricopeptide repeat protein yields the protein MKKIVLYSFLFGIFFVPNLLLAQTEPEDIASVNNEFENNFFESLKQKGIENYDKAIESLDKCLVLEPNNPVVFFELGKNYLAQRKYPTAYSYFEKVTQIDPKNRWSWVGMYDVCYETKDYNKAIPIVEKLIEFKEEYKEDLVSLYMNTQQYDKALELINQLNETVGKSEKRELYKADILKDAKYQSAEKFNLLDQIKKYPKVESNYIALIYMYSQSNQEEKALEIAQKLEKEIPTSDWAQVSLFKFHLNNNDGEKAVKAMNIVLPSNKIDSKIKHRMLNEFLIFAKNNPQFEPDLDKAISYFNDDKDVKVAKEIGKFYYMKKDWAKAKKYLEMDAKNNADDIESQLLLLQILVELLDFKTVTSKADELTQYYPTEPNFYYYIGLAQNQMGSYKKAKDALEAGLDFIIDDTALEINFYIQLGEAYNGLGDMKKKESYFTKANDLLKKQKK from the coding sequence ATGAAAAAAATAGTTTTATATAGTTTTCTTTTCGGAATATTTTTTGTTCCTAATTTGCTTTTGGCACAAACGGAACCAGAAGATATTGCTTCTGTAAATAATGAATTTGAGAATAATTTTTTCGAATCATTAAAACAGAAAGGAATTGAAAATTATGATAAAGCTATTGAATCGTTAGACAAATGTTTGGTTTTAGAACCAAATAATCCAGTAGTTTTTTTCGAATTAGGGAAAAATTATTTAGCACAACGAAAATATCCGACAGCATATTCTTATTTTGAAAAAGTAACTCAAATTGATCCAAAAAATCGTTGGTCTTGGGTTGGAATGTATGATGTTTGTTATGAAACTAAAGATTATAACAAAGCCATTCCAATAGTTGAAAAACTGATTGAATTCAAAGAAGAATACAAGGAAGATTTGGTTTCATTATACATGAATACCCAACAATATGACAAAGCATTAGAGCTAATTAATCAATTGAATGAAACGGTTGGTAAATCTGAAAAAAGAGAATTATACAAAGCCGATATTCTTAAAGACGCCAAATATCAAAGTGCTGAGAAGTTCAATTTGTTAGACCAAATAAAAAAATATCCAAAAGTTGAATCTAATTATATTGCTTTGATTTATATGTATTCTCAAAGCAATCAAGAAGAAAAAGCATTAGAAATTGCTCAAAAATTAGAAAAAGAAATTCCAACTTCTGATTGGGCACAAGTAAGTTTGTTCAAATTTCATTTAAATAATAATGATGGTGAAAAAGCTGTAAAAGCAATGAATATTGTTTTGCCAAGCAATAAAATTGATTCAAAAATTAAGCACCGAATGCTGAATGAGTTTTTAATTTTCGCTAAAAATAATCCTCAGTTTGAACCTGATTTAGACAAAGCCATTTCTTATTTTAATGATGATAAAGACGTTAAAGTTGCCAAAGAGATTGGAAAGTTTTACTACATGAAAAAAGATTGGGCAAAGGCTAAAAAGTATTTAGAAATGGATGCAAAAAATAATGCTGACGATATAGAATCACAATTATTATTGCTACAAATCCTTGTTGAGCTTTTAGATTTTAAAACTGTAACCTCAAAAGCCGATGAGTTAACACAATATTATCCAACAGAACCTAATTTCTACTATTATATTGGTTTGGCTCAAAACCAAATGGGAAGCTACAAGAAAGCAAAAGACGCGCTCGAAGCTGGCTTGGATTTTATTATTGATGATACTGCTTTAGAAATTAATTTTTATATACAATTGGGCGAAGCCTATAATGGTTTAGGCGATATGAAAAAGAAAGAAAGCTATTTTACCAAAGCAAATGATTTACTAAAAAAGCAAAAAAAATAA
- a CDS encoding DUF4292 domain-containing protein: MKRISSILIIVFLVISCKPKAYLKEGKAKNDLATTTIIQNHYNTKNDFETLYIKSSARYEDDKQSQSVTAEIRIKKDEKILVSIRFLGITMAKALITPKEVKYYEKINGTFFEGDYQSLSEWLGTDLDFQKVQNMLLGQPFDDMKNGVFSNEIVDKLHKLSSKNTKMEKSFYFESERFLLKKQEITQFEKERMMIVSYPKFEEFSGLILPSNLNIFASQKKGRTTIDIDYKTVTKNDEMSFPYSVPEGYDQIFINQNN, from the coding sequence GTGAAAAGAATATCGTCAATCCTTATTATTGTTTTTTTAGTAATATCATGTAAACCCAAAGCTTACTTAAAAGAAGGTAAAGCTAAAAATGATTTAGCTACAACTACCATAATTCAAAATCATTATAATACTAAAAACGATTTTGAAACGTTATATATTAAATCGTCTGCTCGATATGAAGATGACAAACAATCACAAAGTGTTACCGCTGAGATTAGAATTAAAAAGGATGAAAAAATTTTAGTAAGCATTCGTTTCCTTGGGATTACTATGGCAAAAGCCTTAATAACGCCAAAAGAAGTGAAATATTATGAAAAGATAAACGGAACTTTTTTTGAAGGTGATTATCAATCATTGAGTGAATGGCTTGGGACTGATTTAGATTTTCAAAAAGTGCAAAACATGTTGCTAGGACAACCTTTTGATGATATGAAAAATGGAGTTTTTTCGAATGAAATTGTAGATAAGTTACACAAGCTATCTTCAAAAAACACAAAAATGGAAAAATCATTTTATTTTGAATCGGAAAGATTTTTGTTGAAAAAACAAGAAATCACTCAGTTTGAAAAAGAACGCATGATGATTGTTTCTTATCCAAAATTTGAAGAGTTTTCAGGATTGATTTTACCATCAAATTTGAATATTTTTGCTTCACAGAAAAAAGGAAGAACTACTATTGATATTGATTATAAAACGGTAACTAAGAACGATGAAATGTCATTTCCGTATAGTGTTCCAGAAGGTTATGATCAAATTTTCATCAATCAGAATAATTAA
- a CDS encoding murein hydrolase activator EnvC family protein, translated as MIKKIVYIFFLCLTSMAWSQPTKQEQLEERKAKIQQEIQEKQELLNSMKNKEKTVVSQLMIQKEKIGLKEKLIKTTEKQTKLLNDDIYNNQLQINKLNKDLEKLREDYAEMIRKSYKSRSEESRAMFLLSSENFLQAYKRAQYMKQYASYRKAQGIEIKEKTEKLNKVTNEIKVQKSEKEKLIAANEKEKQALEQEKQEQEKIAKQIQKDKKSIIAEIKKKQQETKKIDAQIQKLIREAIAEANRKTAKASSGSKSSSEKKAIENSVNIVLTPEGKIISDNFKSNKGRLPWPVEKGAITLGYGEQPHPVFRTLTVYNSGIEITTESGANAKAVFDGEVSQVQLTSPQKKTVIIKHGDFFTVYNNLSTVNVREGDKVSAREVIGKIRTDGDGKTILKFMISQNTTYFNPTPWLSK; from the coding sequence ATGATTAAAAAAATCGTCTACATATTTTTTCTTTGTTTGACTTCAATGGCTTGGAGCCAACCAACCAAGCAAGAACAATTGGAAGAAAGAAAAGCCAAAATTCAACAAGAAATTCAGGAAAAGCAAGAATTACTGAACTCTATGAAAAATAAGGAAAAGACAGTTGTGTCTCAACTTATGATTCAAAAAGAGAAAATTGGTTTAAAAGAAAAATTAATAAAGACTACCGAAAAGCAAACTAAGTTATTAAACGATGATATTTATAACAATCAGCTTCAAATTAATAAACTAAATAAAGATTTAGAAAAATTAAGAGAAGACTATGCCGAAATGATTCGTAAGTCATATAAAAGCCGTTCAGAAGAAAGTAGAGCAATGTTTTTGTTGTCTTCAGAAAACTTTCTTCAAGCATATAAACGTGCTCAATACATGAAACAATATGCAAGTTACAGAAAAGCTCAAGGGATAGAGATAAAAGAGAAAACAGAAAAGTTAAACAAAGTAACCAATGAAATTAAGGTTCAAAAAAGCGAAAAAGAAAAGCTAATCGCGGCAAATGAAAAAGAAAAACAAGCCTTAGAACAAGAAAAACAAGAGCAAGAAAAAATTGCAAAACAAATTCAAAAAGATAAAAAAAGTATCATTGCTGAAATTAAAAAGAAACAACAGGAAACAAAAAAAATAGATGCTCAGATTCAGAAATTAATTCGTGAAGCAATTGCCGAAGCAAACAGAAAAACTGCAAAAGCATCATCGGGTTCTAAATCGTCTAGCGAGAAAAAAGCAATTGAGAATTCGGTAAATATTGTTTTAACTCCCGAAGGGAAAATTATTTCAGATAATTTTAAATCCAACAAAGGAAGATTGCCTTGGCCAGTAGAAAAAGGAGCAATTACACTTGGCTATGGCGAACAACCACATCCAGTTTTTAGAACGTTAACAGTTTATAATAGCGGAATAGAAATAACTACTGAAAGTGGCGCAAATGCTAAAGCTGTTTTTGATGGAGAAGTTTCTCAGGTGCAGTTAACTTCACCGCAAAAGAAAACAGTAATTATAAAGCATGGTGATTTTTTCACGGTTTATAATAATTTATCGACTGTAAATGTTCGTGAAGGAGACAAAGTTTCGGCAAGAGAAGTGATTGGAAAAATTAGAACTGATGGCGATGGAAAGACGATTTTGAAGTTTATGATTTCTCAAAACACAACTTATTTTAATCCAACACCTTGGTTATCTAAATAA
- a CDS encoding DUF3857 domain-containing protein — translation MRTKLVLLFFFAIIGLSNAQDAKEAREFFWGAKDEFKKANSIPDKWKNESAVIIHKREHYNYHKFGKSVTYISGIRKRIMLLDQAAVTEFSQFSYKNKFYTNRAYGGKKGTNYIGVKIIKPNGKEIEIDTEKEAKEVDGEKKLAIPNLEIGDIIDYYFYSVEPFKSVFDYTFEAVETPLGDVYPTMDLKITLDTENDFFINFNTYNDAPNLKEIPTKSSGERSYELTEKDIPKNEFPRWFYPLAEMPCYKFQVIFARSGKFEKLADGFLSEKERDIKKTVSKEDIFDYYNKKFVPFGDIDDIKDFLKGKTFASEDDKIREVYYFTRHQFYTRYIEAFVVNEAKMFYPFEYYGYDPIFFNTEVQFVNYFMQFLRKNDISYDVIVATPRYDGSIDDLLIQFNVKKLIRVNTKNPVYLEYFSPFSSADQFNYNIENSKAYVLEVSKGKRITDASTVQLPSSTYKENCVKTKTVMTLDDFTGFKVKKESSYLGHLKEGEQSDKLNFYDYVYEDYKKYGTKPLLDYVKNKKKNEQYTNEMNALINKMKDSQKEEFEKSLESELDFLVDDYTFKLNNTGRYGKKSAFEIEEDFAIKNNLIKKAGDKYLIELGKMLTSQIEIDQKEKDRKNNIYSIYPRSYENEIILNIPAGYSVSGLEKFNKKVENETGGFTSTAEVKGNQLIVKTYKHYKNYFEPNSNWNKMIDFLDAAYQFTQEKVLLKKN, via the coding sequence ATGAGAACAAAATTAGTACTCCTATTCTTTTTTGCAATTATTGGATTAAGCAATGCTCAAGATGCAAAAGAAGCTCGTGAATTTTTTTGGGGAGCAAAAGACGAATTCAAAAAAGCAAATTCTATTCCTGATAAATGGAAAAATGAATCAGCAGTAATTATTCATAAACGCGAACACTACAATTATCATAAGTTTGGTAAAAGTGTTACTTATATTTCTGGAATCAGAAAAAGAATCATGCTTTTAGACCAAGCAGCAGTAACTGAGTTTTCGCAGTTTTCATATAAAAATAAATTCTATACAAATAGAGCTTATGGTGGTAAAAAAGGAACTAATTATATTGGTGTTAAAATTATCAAACCAAACGGAAAGGAAATAGAAATTGATACCGAAAAAGAAGCCAAAGAAGTTGATGGTGAAAAAAAATTAGCCATTCCTAATTTGGAAATTGGCGATATAATTGACTATTATTTTTATAGTGTTGAGCCTTTTAAATCTGTTTTCGATTATACTTTTGAAGCAGTAGAAACACCGCTTGGCGACGTTTATCCAACAATGGATTTAAAAATTACATTAGATACAGAAAATGATTTTTTCATCAATTTCAACACGTATAATGACGCGCCAAATTTAAAAGAAATTCCAACTAAAAGTAGCGGTGAACGTAGTTATGAGTTGACAGAAAAAGATATTCCAAAAAATGAATTTCCACGTTGGTTTTATCCATTGGCAGAAATGCCATGTTATAAATTTCAGGTAATTTTTGCACGTTCTGGTAAGTTTGAAAAATTGGCTGATGGTTTTCTTTCCGAAAAAGAAAGAGACATTAAAAAAACAGTTTCTAAAGAAGATATTTTTGATTATTACAACAAAAAGTTTGTTCCATTTGGTGACATTGATGACATAAAAGATTTCTTAAAAGGGAAAACATTTGCTTCTGAAGATGATAAAATTCGTGAAGTATACTATTTTACTCGTCATCAGTTTTACACACGTTATATTGAAGCTTTTGTGGTTAATGAAGCAAAAATGTTCTATCCATTTGAATACTATGGATACGACCCAATTTTCTTCAATACGGAGGTACAATTTGTAAATTATTTTATGCAATTCTTGAGAAAGAATGACATAAGTTATGACGTAATTGTTGCAACTCCAAGATACGATGGTTCTATTGATGATTTATTAATTCAGTTTAATGTAAAAAAACTTATTCGTGTAAACACTAAAAATCCTGTTTACTTAGAATATTTTTCGCCTTTTTCAAGCGCTGATCAATTCAATTATAATATTGAAAATTCAAAGGCTTATGTGCTTGAAGTTTCTAAAGGAAAAAGAATAACCGATGCATCAACAGTTCAATTACCATCAAGTACTTACAAGGAAAATTGTGTTAAAACTAAAACAGTTATGACACTTGATGATTTTACTGGATTTAAAGTGAAAAAGGAATCTTCATATCTAGGACATTTAAAAGAAGGTGAACAAAGCGATAAGCTTAATTTTTATGATTATGTGTATGAAGATTATAAAAAATATGGAACAAAACCGCTTTTGGATTATGTGAAAAACAAAAAGAAAAACGAACAATACACCAATGAAATGAATGCTTTAATCAATAAAATGAAAGATTCTCAAAAAGAAGAATTTGAAAAATCTTTAGAAAGCGAACTTGATTTTTTGGTCGATGATTATACTTTTAAATTAAATAATACTGGTCGATATGGTAAAAAATCAGCATTTGAAATTGAAGAAGATTTTGCCATCAAAAATAATTTAATCAAAAAAGCTGGTGACAAATATTTGATTGAATTAGGTAAAATGTTAACCTCGCAAATTGAAATCGACCAAAAAGAAAAAGATAGAAAAAACAATATATATTCTATTTATCCACGTTCATATGAAAATGAAATCATTCTAAACATTCCTGCTGGATATTCAGTTTCTGGTTTAGAAAAGTTTAATAAAAAAGTAGAAAATGAAACTGGCGGATTTACTTCAACTGCCGAAGTAAAAGGAAATCAGTTAATAGTAAAAACGTATAAACACTATAAAAATTATTTTGAACCAAATTCAAATTGGAATAAAATGATTGATTTTCTTGATGCTGCATATCAGTTTACACAAGAAAAAGTATTATTAAAGAAAAATTAA